Genomic DNA from Paenibacillus sp. MBLB1832:
GCGCGCCGAATCGCTTTAGGCATGGAACGATGAGCGAGAAAGGAGGAGCGAGGATGAGTACGACATTCATATCACTGACTGATTTGAAGCGGAATTTCGCAGAGGTGAAAGCGGGCATGAAGCCAAAGGAAGCGATCGAGGAGTCGAATCGCTGCTTGTTCTGCTATGACGCTCCTTGTACGCGGGCTTGTCCCACAGGGATTGATGTTCCTTCTTTTATTAAAAAAATTGCCACAGGCAATTTGAAAGGCTCGGCTCGAACAATTCTGGAAGCCAACCCTGTCGGCGCCTCCTGCTCAAGAGTATGTCCGACGGAAGAATTGTGCGAGGGCGCATGCGTGCTAAATCAGTCGTCCAAGCCTATCTTGATCGGTCAGCTTCAGCGCTATGTAACGGATTGGGCGATCAAGAACGAACAGATGCTCTTTCAAGCGGGGGCAAGCAATGGCAAGTCTGTTGCGGTTGTCGGCAGCGGGCCCGCTGGACTTTCAGCAGCAAGAGAGCTGGCGCGATTCGGATTCCAGGTGACGGTGTTTGAGGCTAAAGCGCAAGCAGGCGGTTTGGATACATTCGGTATCGTTTCGTTCCGGCTTCCGCAGGAAATTTCGCTCTGGGAAGTGGAGCAGGTGAAGCAGCTCGGCGTCACCTTTCGGTTAAACACGCGCGTCGGTGTGGATGTCAGCAGTGAGGAGCTGCTGCGGAATTACGACGCGGTGCTGCTGGCGGTCGGCATGGCGAAGGTGCCGATGCTCGGCATTGAAGGTGAGAACTTGCATGGCGTGTTCGATGCGATCGATTTCGTCGA
This window encodes:
- a CDS encoding NAD(P)-dependent oxidoreductase, which translates into the protein MSTTFISLTDLKRNFAEVKAGMKPKEAIEESNRCLFCYDAPCTRACPTGIDVPSFIKKIATGNLKGSARTILEANPVGASCSRVCPTEELCEGACVLNQSSKPILIGQLQRYVTDWAIKNEQMLFQAGASNGKSVAVVGSGPAGLSAARELARFGFQVTVFEAKAQAGGLDTFGIVSFRLPQEISLWEVEQVKQLGVTFRLNTRVGVDVSSEELLRNYDAVLLAVGMAKVPMLGIEGENLHGVFDAIDFVEGTKVADNAALDTSLLGKRVAVIGAGNTAIDAATCSVRLGAEAVQIVYRRTQSEMTAYDFEYEFAKGDGVTFRWLTAPKRIIGDEEGCVTGVECLRMELVISDDGRQRPIAIPGSEFVLEVDAVIKAIGQTKHTALIEQFGLVHVKGTVTVDPETGATSHPQVYAAGDVIFGDGQGEAMVVSASQQGKRAAYAIYQQLVKGQEASA